From a region of the Helianthus annuus cultivar XRQ/B chromosome 5, HanXRQr2.0-SUNRISE, whole genome shotgun sequence genome:
- the LOC110943873 gene encoding proline-rich proteoglycan 2-like: MPPRLRGRGKGPMRGGPSSAGPSHRRTPSASFSTSDSRDMWGQPFEPARYSVSLSSSPSFHPSFGPFAPNEPEHSHHSDQSHHSHESYPPHNSLQSHSFHHSESPYSPRQFNPADYVNDFLGYNPLGPEDHFSQEMEMDDDPDPEMQTGTPGHPISISSGSPFQGSPYRGPDSFQERMATYDWFFTPSYHSSPAQPPLDDPQLQAVSPPPLPVEEPPQQPPQPPPEPPRRRRNARMSVRGGPRFSSPRGSSSYPPIPEDPQMGGPSNAAPEADPSQASYAPPMPPVGFDNPIPTYPGSSGYNPYGDPSGYPLGYGTHDPYLTAAQYHHLYPSTYPPMPPTDYPIQGYQYPPYQPPPSQQLQQQQQTQEILERLDKVEHKTKKKERHTSFMKGLANLIKGKKK, encoded by the coding sequence ATGCCTCCAAGACTAAGAGGACGTGGCAAGGGTCCCATGCGTGGAGGACCGTCATCTGCTGGGCCATCGCACAGACGCACTCCATCGGCGTCATTTTCCACCTCCGACTCCCGTGATATGTGGGGTCAACCTTTCGAGCCGGCAAGATACTCAGTCTCGCTTAGCTCTTCGCCATCTTTTCATCCGTCTTTCGGACCATTTGCTCCAAATGAGCCCGAACACTCTCACCATTCGGACCAATCTCACCATTCGCATGAATCATACCCACCGCATAACTCTTTGCAATCTCATTCATTTCATCATTCCGAATCCCCCTACTCTCCAAGACAATTCAACCCAGCTGACTACGTTAACGACTTTCTCGGCTACAACCCGTTGGGCCCTGAGGACCATTTCTCTCAGGAAATGGAGATGGATGACGACCCCGACCCGGAGATGCAAACAGGAACCCCGGGCCACCCTATCAGCATATCTAGTGGGTCTCCATTTCAGGGATCTCCTTATCGTGGACCCGACTCCTTCCAAGAGAGGATGGCTACCTATGACTGGTTCTTTACCCCATCTTATCATAGCTCTCCGGCTCAACCACCTTTAGATGATCCCCAACTTCAAGctgtctcaccaccaccactcccggTAGAGGAGCCACCGCAGCAGCCACCGCAACCACCTCCCGAGCCTCCGAGGCGAAGGAGGAACGCTCGCATGTCCGTTAGAGGAGGACCCCGTTTTAGTTCTCCTCGCGGGTCGAGTTCCTATCCCCCTATTCCAGAGGACCCTCAAATGGGTGGGCCCTCGAATGCGGCACCGGAGGCTGATCCTTCGCAAGCTTCTTATGCACCACCTATGCCGCCTGTGGGATTTGATAACCCAATTCCAACATACCCAGGTTCTTCCGGGTACAATCCTTACGGAGACCCGTCGGGATATCCTCTGGGCTATGGAACTCATGACCCATATCTTACGGCTGCGCAGTATCACCACCTTTATCCTTCTACTTACCCTCCTATGCCTCCAACTGACTACCCAATTCAGGGTTATCAGTATCCTCCATATCAACCACCTCCATCCCAACAACTTCAGCAGCAGCAACAAACTCAGGAAATTTTAGAGAGGTTAGATAAGGTTGAGCATAAGACCAAGAAGAAGGAGAGGCATACTAGCTTCATGAAAGGCCTCGCCAACCTTATCAAGGGGAAGAAAAAGTAG